One genomic window of Meles meles chromosome 3, mMelMel3.1 paternal haplotype, whole genome shotgun sequence includes the following:
- the LOC123938961 gene encoding olfactory receptor 2L5-like, with translation MASNYLSGNKSISLIGCGVQSFFFLTLAFAEALLLTSMAYDCYVAICLPLHYPVHMNKKVCVLMIIGSWTIGSINSCAHTVYALQIPYCQSRAINHFFCDVPAMLTLACMDAWVYEYTVFVSTTLLIVFPFIGIVCSYGRVLFAICRMQSTEGRKKAYSTCSTHLTVVTFYYAPFAYTYLCPRSL, from the coding sequence ATGGCTTCcaattatctctctggaaacaagtcTATCTCACTTATTGGTTGTGGGGTTCAGAGCTTCTTCTTCTTGACTTTAGCCTTTGCAGAAGCACTACTCTTGACATCTATGGCCTATGACTGTTATGTGGCCATTTGTCTTCCTCTTCACTATCCTGTTCACATGAACAAAAAAGTCTGTGTGCTAATGATAATAGGATCATGGACAATAGGGTCTATCAACTCCTGTGCTCACACTGTATATGCCCTCCAAATCCCTTATTGCCAATCCAGAGCCATCAACCACTTTTTCTGTGATGTCCCTgccatgttgactctggcctgcatggacGCCTGGGTCTATGAGTACACAGTGTTTGTAAGCACCACACTCTTGATTGTGTTTCCCTTCATTGGCATTGTATGTTCCTATGGCCGGGTTCTCTTTGCCATCTGTCGCATGCAGTCaacagaggggaggaagaaggcttaTTCGACCTGCAGCACCCACCTAACTGTGGTAACTTTCTACTATGCACCCTTTGCTTACACTTATTTATGCCCAAGATCCCTCTGA